A genomic stretch from Oncorhynchus tshawytscha isolate Ot180627B linkage group LG07, Otsh_v2.0, whole genome shotgun sequence includes:
- the LOC112254838 gene encoding uncharacterized protein LOC112254838 isoform X3, with amino-acid sequence MAPKRAATTTHSVSVHTGSSVKMMKIGMDHSLEDFGEGEPITFEEEDDQSPETRTDTITLLMKIDQLQAELKYERRCRQLAERELKQMKEMNDLMTQMRHTAHDLRTVLDHARGQQGNDVNDVVNDAVTPESCEGQSISYADVPVQMSQVVSQEVEQDANYIHLPGGLRVQRNLYKGISEIMDFKKYISAMLMVLFDRETLGTHSLQGRRCNIAKEETQKPQLPPDIMRGLLDHVRIKFGVDYSAIRAAVRTKLNNEDKLLKKRLGIR; translated from the exons ATGGCACCAAAGCGggcagcaacaacaacacactCTGTCAGTGTCCACACAGGCTCTTCTGTCAAAATGATGAAGATTGGCATGGATCATTCTCTGGAGGACTTTGGTGAG ggTGAACCAATCACCTTCGAGGAAGAAGACGATCAAAGTCCTGAAACGAGAACCGACACCATAACTCTCCTGATGAAAATTGATCAGCTCCAAGCAGAACTGAAATATGAGCGTAGATGCAGGCAGCTGGCTGAGAGGGAACTGAAACAGATGAAAG AGATGAATGACCTGATGACCCAGATGAGACACACTGCCCATGACCTGAGGACTGTTCTGGACCATGCTCGGGGGCAGCAGGGGAATGATGTGAATGATGTTGTGAACGATGCTGTCACCCCAGAGAGCTGTGAGGGGCAGAGCATCTCTTATGCGGACGTGCCAGTTCAGATGTCACAGGTGGTGTCACAGGAGGTAGAG CAGGACGCTAACTATATCCACCTCCCTGGGGGTCTGAGAGTGCAGAGGAATCTGTACAAGGGGATCTCAGAGATCATGGACTTCAAGAAGTACATCTCAGCCATGCTGATGGTGCTGTTTGACAGGGAGACGCTGGGCACACACAGTCTGCAGGGCAGGAGGTGTAACATCGCCAAAGAGGAAACGCAGAAACCTCAACTTCCCCCTGACATCATGAGAGGCCTTCTAG ATCACGTGAGGATAAAGTTTGGTGTGGATTACAGTGCGATTCGAGCTGCCGTCAGAACAAAGTTAAATAATGAAGACAAACTGTTGAAGAAGAGACTTGGGATCCGTTAA
- the LOC112254838 gene encoding uncharacterized protein LOC112254838 isoform X2 — MAPKRAATTTHSVSVHTGSSVKMMKIGMDHSLEDFGEVIEEKYRIPDDGYSPIEGEPITFEEEDDQSPETRTDTITLLMKIDQLQAELKYERRCRQLAERELKQMKEMNDLMTQMRHTAHDLRTVLDHARGQQGNDVNDVVNDAVTPESCEGQSISYADVPVQMSQVVSQEVEDANYIHLPGGLRVQRNLYKGISEIMDFKKYISAMLMVLFDRETLGTHSLQGRRCNIAKEETQKPQLPPDIMRGLLDHVRIKFGVDYSAIRAAVRTKLNNEDKLLKKRLGIR, encoded by the exons ATGGCACCAAAGCGggcagcaacaacaacacactCTGTCAGTGTCCACACAGGCTCTTCTGTCAAAATGATGAAGATTGGCATGGATCATTCTCTGGAGGACTTTGGTGAGGTAATAGAGGAGAAGTACAGAATACCAGATGATGGATATTCACCCATAGAG ggTGAACCAATCACCTTCGAGGAAGAAGACGATCAAAGTCCTGAAACGAGAACCGACACCATAACTCTCCTGATGAAAATTGATCAGCTCCAAGCAGAACTGAAATATGAGCGTAGATGCAGGCAGCTGGCTGAGAGGGAACTGAAACAGATGAAAG AGATGAATGACCTGATGACCCAGATGAGACACACTGCCCATGACCTGAGGACTGTTCTGGACCATGCTCGGGGGCAGCAGGGGAATGATGTGAATGATGTTGTGAACGATGCTGTCACCCCAGAGAGCTGTGAGGGGCAGAGCATCTCTTATGCGGACGTGCCAGTTCAGATGTCACAGGTGGTGTCACAGGAGGTAGAG GACGCTAACTATATCCACCTCCCTGGGGGTCTGAGAGTGCAGAGGAATCTGTACAAGGGGATCTCAGAGATCATGGACTTCAAGAAGTACATCTCAGCCATGCTGATGGTGCTGTTTGACAGGGAGACGCTGGGCACACACAGTCTGCAGGGCAGGAGGTGTAACATCGCCAAAGAGGAAACGCAGAAACCTCAACTTCCCCCTGACATCATGAGAGGCCTTCTAG ATCACGTGAGGATAAAGTTTGGTGTGGATTACAGTGCGATTCGAGCTGCCGTCAGAACAAAGTTAAATAATGAAGACAAACTGTTGAAGAAGAGACTTGGGATCCGTTAA
- the LOC112254838 gene encoding uncharacterized protein LOC112254838 isoform X1, whose product MAPKRAATTTHSVSVHTGSSVKMMKIGMDHSLEDFGEVIEEKYRIPDDGYSPIEGEPITFEEEDDQSPETRTDTITLLMKIDQLQAELKYERRCRQLAERELKQMKEMNDLMTQMRHTAHDLRTVLDHARGQQGNDVNDVVNDAVTPESCEGQSISYADVPVQMSQVVSQEVEQDANYIHLPGGLRVQRNLYKGISEIMDFKKYISAMLMVLFDRETLGTHSLQGRRCNIAKEETQKPQLPPDIMRGLLDHVRIKFGVDYSAIRAAVRTKLNNEDKLLKKRLGIR is encoded by the exons ATGGCACCAAAGCGggcagcaacaacaacacactCTGTCAGTGTCCACACAGGCTCTTCTGTCAAAATGATGAAGATTGGCATGGATCATTCTCTGGAGGACTTTGGTGAGGTAATAGAGGAGAAGTACAGAATACCAGATGATGGATATTCACCCATAGAG ggTGAACCAATCACCTTCGAGGAAGAAGACGATCAAAGTCCTGAAACGAGAACCGACACCATAACTCTCCTGATGAAAATTGATCAGCTCCAAGCAGAACTGAAATATGAGCGTAGATGCAGGCAGCTGGCTGAGAGGGAACTGAAACAGATGAAAG AGATGAATGACCTGATGACCCAGATGAGACACACTGCCCATGACCTGAGGACTGTTCTGGACCATGCTCGGGGGCAGCAGGGGAATGATGTGAATGATGTTGTGAACGATGCTGTCACCCCAGAGAGCTGTGAGGGGCAGAGCATCTCTTATGCGGACGTGCCAGTTCAGATGTCACAGGTGGTGTCACAGGAGGTAGAG CAGGACGCTAACTATATCCACCTCCCTGGGGGTCTGAGAGTGCAGAGGAATCTGTACAAGGGGATCTCAGAGATCATGGACTTCAAGAAGTACATCTCAGCCATGCTGATGGTGCTGTTTGACAGGGAGACGCTGGGCACACACAGTCTGCAGGGCAGGAGGTGTAACATCGCCAAAGAGGAAACGCAGAAACCTCAACTTCCCCCTGACATCATGAGAGGCCTTCTAG ATCACGTGAGGATAAAGTTTGGTGTGGATTACAGTGCGATTCGAGCTGCCGTCAGAACAAAGTTAAATAATGAAGACAAACTGTTGAAGAAGAGACTTGGGATCCGTTAA